The sequence CGCTGTTCTGCTACTGTTACCTCCTCACATCGAGTCATTCCCGACCCTGATCGGGAATCCAGAAGGCGTACTACAAGCTCTGGATTCCCGCCTGCGCGGGAATGACGGCTGTTTTTGAGGAGAACGCTGAGACCTAACCGGGTCCATAACATGCTCTAGCGAACCAGCGTTACGCGCTGCACGGCCTGGGCGGAGCCGGCCCGGAGCCGGACGAGGTAGACGCCGCCCGCCAGCCCGTCGGCGGGCAGCACGGCCTCGTACCAGCCTGGAGGGTGCCGCCCGTCGGCGAGGCGAGCCACGCGGCGGCCCCGGCTGTCGAACACGGCCACCTGCACGTCGGCCGCCACCGGCAGCCCGTAGCGGAGCCGGGCCGCTGTGCGGAACGGGTTGGGATAGCCCGGCTCCAGGACCACCTCGGTCGGCAGCGTAGTCGCTGCGGCGAGCAGCGGCTCCGCATCCAGGTCGGCCAAGACTGCCGCTGCGATCTCCTCAGCCTCGCGACGCCCGGTCCCCGACCGTACCAGGATCAGCCAGTCGACGACGGCGACGGAGTCCTGGCTGAAGGTGCCGCGCGTGTCGGCGATAGGGTGATACCGCGCTCGGACACCTGTGAACACGTCGCCCGAGGACGCGTCCCAGGCGTGGAAGCGCAGCAGGTCGTCCTCCGCGTAGCCGTCCTGCTGCGGCGTGGTCGGGTCGTCCATCCAGACTGGGAGGACAGCGGATCTGCCGTCCCAGACGATGGCTCC comes from Bacteroidota bacterium and encodes:
- a CDS encoding T9SS type A sorting domain-containing protein is translated as MPKTPLLALLALSLSPAVPTAHPHTTHFNDCQTETGRNASVVFAPTSRLVLARSLQSWAWAGPGDEVAAVTQQGTCAGAIVWDGRSAVLPVWMDDPTTPQQDGYAEDDLLRFHAWDASSGDVFTGVRARYHPIADTRGTFSQDSVAVVDWLILVRSGTGRREAEEIAAAVLADLDAEPLLAAATTLPTEVVLEPGYPNPFRTAARLRYGLPVAADVQVAVFDSRGRRVARLADGRHPPGWYEAVLPADGLAGGVYLVRLRAGSAQAVQRVTLVR